The Piliocolobus tephrosceles isolate RC106 chromosome 3, ASM277652v3, whole genome shotgun sequence genome has a window encoding:
- the TLR3 gene encoding LOW QUALITY PROTEIN: toll-like receptor 3 (The sequence of the model RefSeq protein was modified relative to this genomic sequence to represent the inferred CDS: inserted 1 base in 1 codon): MALPRSLLYLELRIMRQTLPYIYFWGGLLPFGMLCASSTNKCTVSHEVADCSHLKLTQVPNDLPTNITVLNLTHNQLRRLPAANFTRYSQLTILDVGFNSISKLEPELCQKLPMLKVLNLQHNELSQLSDKTFASCTNLTELHLMSNSIQKIKNNPFVKQKNLITLDLSHNGLSSTKLGTQVQLENLQELLLSNNKIQALKSEELDILANSSLKKLELSSNQIKEFSPGCFHAIGRLFGLFLNNVQLGPSLTEKLCLELAHTSIRNLTLSNSQLSTTSNTTFLGLKWTNLTMLDLSHNNLNVVGNDSFVWLPHLEYFFLEYNNIQHLFSHSLHGLFNVRYLNLKRSFTKQSISLASLPKIDDFSFQWLTRLEHLNMEDNDISGIKSNMFTGLINLKYLSLSNSFTSLQTLTNETFVSLAHSPLHILNLTKNKISKIESGAFSWLGHLEVLDLGLNEIGQELTGQEWRGLENIFEIYLSYNKYLQLTRNSFALVPSLQRLMLRRVALKNVDSSPSPFQPLRNLTILDLSNNNIANINDDMLEGLEKLEILDLQHNNLARLWKHANPGGPVYFLRGLSHLHILNLESNGFDEIPVEVFKDLFELKIIDLGLNNLNTLPASVFDNQVSLRSLNLQKNLITSVEKKVFGPAFRNLSNLDMRFNPFDCTCESIAWFVNWINKTHANIPELSSHYLCNTPPHYHGFLVRLFDTSSCKDSAPFELFFMINTSILLIFIFVVLLIHFEGWRISFYWNVSVHRVLGFKEXRQTEQFEYAAYIIHAHKDKEWVWEHFSSMEKEDQSLKFCLEERDFEAGVFELEAIVNSIKRSRKIIFVITHHLLKDPLCKRFKVHHAVQQAIEQNLDSIILIFLEEIPDYKLNHALCLRRGMFKSRCILNWPVQKERIGAFHHKLQVALGSKNSVH, encoded by the exons ATGGCCCTACCTAGAAGCCTTCTCTATTTGGAACT CAGAATCATGCGACAGACTTTGCCTTACATCTACTTTTGGGGAGGACTTTTGCCCTTTGGGATGCTGTGTGCATCCTCCACCAACAAATGCACTGTTAGCCATGAAGTTGCTGACTGCAGCCACCTGAAGTTGACTCAGGTACCCAATGACCTCCCCACAAACATAACAGTGTTGAATCTTACCCATAATCAACTCAGAAGATTACCAGCTGCCAATTTTACAAGATATAGCCAACTAACTATCTTGGATGTAGGATTTAACAGCATCTCAAAACTGGAGCCAGAATTGTGCCAAAAACTTCCCATGTTAAAAGTTTTGAACCTCCAGCACAATGAGCTATCTCAACTTTCTGATAAAACCTTTGCCTCCTGCACGAATTTGACGGAGCTCCATCTCATGTCCAACTCAatccagaaaattaaaaataatccctTTGTAAAGCAGAAG aaTTTAATCACATTAGATCTGTCTCATAATGGCTTGTCATCTACAAAATTAGGAACTCAGGTTCAGCTGGAAAATCTCCAAGAGCTTCTATTATCAAACAATAAAATCCAAGCGCTAAAAAGTGAAGAACTTGATATCCTTGCcaattcatctttaaaaaaattagagttgTCATCGAATCAAATTAAAGAG TTTTCTCCAGGGTGTTTTCACGCAATTGGAAGATTATTTGGCCTCTTTCTGAACAATGTCCAGCTGGGTCCCAGCCTCACAGAGAAGCTATGTTTGGAGTTAGCACACACAAGCATTCGGAATCTGACTCTGAGTAACAGCCAGCTGTCCACCACCAGCAATACAACTTTCTTGGGACTAAAGTGGACGAATCTCACTATGCTTGATCTTTCCCACAACAACTTAAATGTGGTTGGTAACGATTCCTTTGTTTGGCTTCCACATCTAGAATATTTCTTCCTGGAGTATAATAATATACAGCATTTGTTCTCTCACTCTTTGCACGGGCTTTTCAACGTGCGGTACCTGAATTTGAAACGGTCTTTTACTAAACAAAGTATTTCCCTTGCTTCGCTCCCCAAGattgatgatttttcttttcagtggcTAACACGTTTGGAGCACCTTAACATGGAAGATAATGATATTTCAGGCATAAAAAGCAATATGTTCACAGGATTGATAAACCTGAAATACTTAAGTCTATCCAACTCCTTTACAAGTTTGCAAACTTTGACAAATGAAACATTTGTATCCCTTGCTCATTCTCCCTTACACATACTCAACCTAACCAAgaataaaatctcaaaaatagAGAGTGGTGCCTTCTCTTGGTTGGGCCACTTAGAAGTACTTGACCTGGGCCTTAATGAAATTGGGCAAGAACTCACAGGCCAGGAATGGAGAGGTCTTGAAAATATTTTCGAAATCTATCTTTCCTACAACAAGTACCTGCAACTGACTAGGAACTCCTTTGCCTTGGTCCCAAGCCTTCAACGACTGATGCTCCGAAGGGTGGCCCTTAAAAATGTGGATAGCTCTCCTTCACCATTCCAGCCTCTTCGTAACTTGACCATTCTGGATCTAAGCAACAACAACATAGCCAACATAAATGATGACATGTTGGAAGGTCTTGAGAAACTAGAAATTCTGGATTTACAGCATAACAACTTAGCACGGCTCTGGAAACACGCAAACCCTGGTGGTCCTGTTTATTTCCTAAGGGGTCTGTCTCACCTCCACATCCTTAACTTGGAGTCTAATGGCTTTGACGAGATCCCAGTTGAGGTCTTCAAGGATTTATTTGAACTAAAGATCATCGATTTAGGATTGAATAATTTAAACACACTTCCAGCGTCTGTCTTTGATAATCAGGTGTCTCTAAGGTCATTGAACCTTCAGAAGAATCTCATAACATCAGTTGAGAAGAAGGTTTTCGGGCCAGCTTTCAGGAACCTGAGTAACTTAGATATGCGCTTTAATCCCTTTGATTGCACATGTGAAAGTATTGCCTGGTTTGTTAATTGGATTAACAAGACCCATGCCAACATCCCTGAGCTGTCAAGCCACTACCTTTGCAACACTCCACCTCACTATCATGGGTTCCTAGTGAGACTTTTTGATACATCATCCTGCAAAGACAGTGCCCCCTTTGAACTCTTTTTCATGATCAATACCAGTATCCTgttgatttttatctttgttgtacTTCTCATCCACTTTGAGGGCTGGAGGATATCTTTTTACTGGAATGTTTCAGTACATCGAGTTCTTGGTTTCAAAG ATAGACAGACAGAACAGTTTGAATATGCAGCATATATAATTCATGCCCATAAAGATAAGGAATGGGTCTGGGAACATTTCTCTTCAATGGAAAAGGAAGACCAATCTCTCAAATTTTGTCTGGAAGAAAGGGACTTTGAGGCAGGTGTTTTTGAACTGGAAGCAATTGTTAACAGCatcaaaagaagcagaaaaattatttttgttataacaCACCATCTATTAAAAGACCCATTATGCAAAAG ATTCAAGGTACATCATGCCGTTCAACAAGCTATTGAACAAAATCTGGATTCCATTATATTGATTTTCCTTGAGGAGATTCCAGATTATAAACTGAACCATGCACTCTGTTTGCGAAGAGGAATGTTTAAATCTCGCTGCATCTTGAACTGGCCAGTTCAGAAAGAACGGATAGGTGCCTTTCATCATAAACTGCAAGTAGCACTTGGATCCAAAAACTCAGtgcattaa